Proteins encoded in a region of the Globicephala melas chromosome 1, mGloMel1.2, whole genome shotgun sequence genome:
- the C1H1orf210 gene encoding type III endosome membrane protein TEMP → MSEANRTTVEPSELPTASAVSPGLGSGARAWPVLVGVVLGAVVLSLLIALAAKCHLCRKYRASYQHRPLSGTVKGVRPEVGEDEDDDGFIEDNYIHPGVGGLGTEGSRDHFSL, encoded by the exons ATGAGTGAGGCAAACCGAA ccactgtggagccCTCGGAGCTCCCCACAGCATCGGCCGTATCCCCTGGACTGGGCAGCGGGGCCCGGGCATGGCCTGTGCTGGTAGGCGTCGTGCTGGGGGCTGTGGTCCTTTCTCTCCTCATCGCACTTGCTGCTAAATGCCACCTCTGCCGCAAATACCGTGCCAGCTACCAGCACCGCCCGCTGTCTGGGACAGTGAAAGGGGTCCGCCCCGAGGTGGGTGaagatgaggatgatgatggttTCATCGAGGACAATTACATTCACCCTGGGGTTGGTGGGCTGGGGACGGAGGGCAGTAGGGACCACTTCTCCCTCTGA
- the TMEM125 gene encoding transmembrane protein 125 produces the protein MSEGDARAPPGRGLPPDVLAEQVELWWSQQPRRSALCFAVAVGLVAGCGAGGVALLSSTSSRSGEWRLAVGTVLCLLALLVLVKQLMSSAVQDMNCIRQPRHVALLRSGGGADALVVLLSGLALLVTGLTLAGLAAAPAPARPLAAMLFVGVTLAASGALLLLGLLLYQVAVSGHCPPTRAAAPSARSDHSGNGSVFSISGRLSAGQHRETTSSIASLI, from the coding sequence ATGTCTGAGGGAGACGCTCGGGCCCCGCCGGGCCGGGGGCTGCCACCGGATGTGCTGGCGGAGCAGGTGGAGCTGTGGTGGTCCCAGCAGCCGCGGCGCTCAGCGCTCTGCTTCGCCGTGGCTGTGGGCCTCGTGGCGGGCTGTGGGGCGGGTGGCGTGGCCCTGCTGTCCTCCACCAGCAGCCGCTCGGGCGAGTGGCGTCTGGCGGTGGGCACAGTGCTCTGCCTGCTGGCCCTGCTGGTCCTGGTTAAGCAGCTGATGAGCTCGGCCGTGCAGGACATGAACTGCATCCGCCAGCCCCGCCACGTGGCTCTGCTCCGCAGCGGCGGCGGGGCCGACGCCCTGGTGGTGCTGCTCAGCGGCCTGGCGCTGCTGGTCACCGGCTTGACGCTGGCAGGGCTGGCCgctgcccctgcccccgcccgGCCGCTGGCCGCCATGCTGTTCGTGGGCGTCACCCTGGCTGCCTCAGGTGCGCTCTTGCTGCTGGGCCTGCTGCTGTATCAGGTGGCCGTGAGCGGACACTGTCCCCCTACCCGTGCGGCCGCCCCCTCCGCCCGCAGTGACCACAGTGGGAATGGCAGCGTCTTCAGCATCTCAGGACGGTTGTCCGCTGGCCAGCATCGTGAGACCACGTCCAGCATCGCCAGCCTCATCTGA